From one Vanessa tameamea isolate UH-Manoa-2023 chromosome 9, ilVanTame1 primary haplotype, whole genome shotgun sequence genomic stretch:
- the LOC135193426 gene encoding uncharacterized protein LOC135193426 has product MDSEMETASEASVEKLRPLETDDSDSGNEGVKTARPAANRRGKNNGNGLTRARAELKEKEEEEREVAFERALRSRAFKKVTTEEKDAVVPSTSVTKNMADPATLGAEELHAEAERNVAAILTVAKKSGNLKGGYIKSLKESAAALQAIVEVLSSRTEAEETRRLQADNSRLRREVENLKEDLKAHRREFADMRATMTASSGPSAATPSTVAMIDELREFITISIGAMLDARLPPPRLSSPPATTVELDAPRPSTPPTASAPKKQKQSKNNRTTPAATVPPAARTPVPSAQTGAGQEESWATVVRKGKKDKKPSPPVASKLTTTPAVTSKKGKISMPRTAAVIISLQPEAEEKGVTYAQVLEKAEQSVDLAQLGIGEGIKIRRAATGARVLELPKSQSQEQAGRLVANVVLPVRMTELRITGLDDSVTKTKLAAAIARVGNCPVDSVRVGAVGTGPAGVGMATVRCPTAAAKTLANSGRFLVGWSSARVRVLEQQPLRCFRCFGLGHTRALCPSKVDRSSLCYRCGGAGHLAPSCSATAHCAVCAEAGRPSGHSMGGRDCNPPHTKGKAVQGTRTAPSECSRQASEEAQRTKKCTDN; this is encoded by the coding sequence ATGGATTCGGAGATGGAGACCGCTTCGGAGGCCTCTGTCGAAAAACTTCGACCGCTGGAGACGGACGACTCCGACTCCGGAAACGAGGGAGTAAAGACGGCGAGACCCGCTGCCAACCGCCGCGGCAAAAATAACGGTAACGGCCTCACCCGGGCTAGGGCCGAATTAAAGGAAAAAGAAGAGGAGGAACGGGAAGTTGCCTTCGAGAGGGCGCTCCGTAGCCGTGCCTTTAAAAAGGTAACAACCGAAGAGAAGGACGCAGTAGTGCCGTCAACGTCGGTAACAAAAAACATGGCGGACCCGGCGACGCTCGGAGCGGAGGAACTCCACGCGGAGGCGGAGCGCAACGTAGCCGCTATCCTCACGGTTGCCAAAAAATCGGGCAACCTCAAGGGCGGCTACATTAAAAGCCTGAAGGAATCGGCTGCCGCCCTACAGGCTATAGTCGAGGTCCTCTCTTCTCGCACTGAGGCGGAAGAGACACGGCGTCTGCAGGCGGACAATAGCCGCCTGCGCCGGGAGGTCGAAAACCTCAAAGAGGACCTGAAGGCCCACAGGAGGGAGTTCGCCGACATGAGGGCGACCATGACGGCTTCGAGTGGGCCTTCTGCGGCCACTCCATCCACCGTTGCTATGATTGATGAACTGAGAGAGTTCATCACGATCTCGATCGGTGCGATGCTGGACGCCAGACTCCCTCCCCCGAGATTAAGCAGTCCACCAGCTACAACCGTAGAGCTGGACGCACCGAGGCCTTCGACGCCACCCACGGCTTCTGCTCCCAAAAAGCAGAAGCAGTCCAAAAACAATAGGACAACTCCGGCTGCAACGGTCCCACCGGCAGCTAGGACGCCCGTCCCTTCAGCTCAGACTGGTGCGGGGCAGGAGGAAAGTTGGGCCACTGTTGTCCGGAAAGGGAAAAAGGATAAGAAACCTTCCCCACCAGTGGCAAGCAAGCTCACAACCACCCCGGCGGTAACATCAAAAAAGGGCAAAATATCCATGCCCCGCACCGCTGCCGTCATCATCTCTCTGCAGCCTGAGGCAGAAGAGAAGGGAGTGACGTACGCCCAGGTGCTAGAGAAGGCCGAGCAGAGCGTCGATCTGGCGCAGCTGGGCATAGGGGAGGGCATCAAGATCCGCCGCGCTGCCACCGGTGCTAGGGTCCTAGAGTTGCCCAAGTCGCAGAGTCAGGAGCAGGCTGGGCGACTGGTCGCCAACGTCGTCCTACCCGTGAGGATGACCGAATTGAGGATCACGGGGCTGGACGACTCCGTCACAAAGACCAAGTTGGCCGCAGCCATCGCCAGAGTTGGCAATTGCCCCGTTGACTCTGTCCGGGTCGGGGCTGTCGGCACAGGTCCTGCGGGAGTGGGCATGGCTACAGTGAGGTGCCCAACGGCGGCGGCTAAGACCCTGGCCAACAGCGGCAGGTTTCTAGTGGGATGGAGCTCTGCTAGGGTCAGGGTACTGGAGCAGCAACCTCTTCGCTGTTTCCGGTGCTTTGGCCTCGGGCACACGAGAGCCCTCTGCCCGTCAAAAGTTGACAGGAGCTCGCTGTGCTACAGGTGCGGAGGTGCGGGACACCTGGCACCGTCGTGCTCTGCAACAGCCCACTGCGCAGTCTGTGCAGAGGCTGGGAGGCCCTCAGGGCACTCGATGGGCGGAAGGGACTGCAACCCTCCCCACACGAAAGGCAAGGCGGTCCAAGGAACCAGGACCGCCCCAAGCGAATGTAGCCGTCAGGCCTCGGAGGAAGCTCAACGAACCAAAAAATGCACGGACAACTGA